In the genome of Chryseobacterium sp. 52, the window CACATCACTTTAAATACTATTAACAATTATAAAACACAACTAATCTTCTTTTTTCTGCAACATTATGTTCTATATGCAATAAATAATTAAAGTTTTGTTAAGATTTAATTCATATTAGCAAATCTAAATTTTGTTAACAGTCAGATATAATGCTATTTTATCATAAAACGATATTATTTTTTCAGGTATTTTTAAAACACTGGATTTACGCCCTGATTTGCAGTACAGTACAGGGATTTCCTACTTATTAATTTACATAACACTTTTTTAACATTTTTTGATTAAAATGCATGTGATATTCACAAAAAAATCCGGATAAAGCTATCCGGATATTGAAAATATTAAAAGGTATCTCTTTAATATTAAAAGAGTTATTCTATTTTTTTTACGCCTTTAAAAAGTTCTTTAAATTCAGTAGGTGTTGTTTTCTTAATGGATTTAAAAACCTTGTTGAAATTGGCTATATTATTAAAACCAGCCTCAAAAGCGGTTTCAAAAACTGTCAGATTCTTCTCCATCAGCCACCGCGCAGCATAACTGATCCTTATTTCGTTCAGATAATTCACAAATGTCTTCCCTGTCCTTTTTTTGATAAATCGGTTAAAGGTCACACTGCTCATATTGATCAGCGAAGCAGCATCATGGAGTGTTATTTTATTTTCAAAATTCTTGTGGACAAAATCATGAACAATCTTCATTCTGTCATTATCCGCAAAGGTTTCAAGTTCTATACTATAGGAGGATAACAGGGTTTTATCTTCTGCAATGGCCAGCTCATTAAGAATCTTCATAATTTCAATGAAAGACTCAAAACTGTTCATTTTAGATAGATTGAAGAAAGAATCTTTCAGTTTTTCAGCAGTTTCCTGCGAGAACAAAATTCCCCGAATAGAGTCCTTCATCAGATTGCTGATGGGTTTCAGAATATTTTTATCCATCATAGACTGATTAAAAAAATCCTGATTGAACTGTACCGTAATCTCATGGGTCTTCCTGTTTTTGCATTTGTGATTGGCCCAGCAGTGCGGCAGATTAGGACCTACCAATACCAGCTCAATATCCCCGATCTCTCCGGTATGATCACCAATCATTCTCCGGTATCCCTTTCCTTTACTTATAAAATTGATCTCGATTTCCGGATGATAATGGTAGGGAAAATCAAAGGATGCCTTTATCCGGTCAAACACAAGAAAACTGTCCTCGGGAGATAATGGAGTTATTTCTCTCAAAATATTTTCTAGCTTGCTCATTTAATCTTTGAAGAAATTAAAGTTATAATTCAATACAGTACTTTTTTGCAAAATTGATAAAAAACCAATCAACTAATATATAATTTTTATTTTTTCTATGTTTTTCATCAAAAAAGTGAAATGAAAATTGAAAATAATTCCTAGAATAGATAATTAAGCCTTAATTTTATTCTACAAAATCATACCTATAAAAAATAGGTTTCACTAATTAACGCTGTTAAAACCTTCTTTTTTGTATCTTTAAGCTAAAGTAATTGTATGCAGCAGCAGCTTATTTTTGAAGATCACTATAAAAAACTTGGACTTGAAATTTTCTCTGAAGAAAATCTGGCAGCAGTCAATGGAAATACATTCAGATATGACATTAAAATCCTTTTCATCCCGGAAGGCTATGAACTGACTGTAGATTTTAATCATTATAAAGTCTCAAAACCCTCCCTATTCTTTCTTACCAGCCAGCATCTGAAGATAGAAAAAGGAAAAGAAGAATCTATGTTACTGTATTATAACCGTGATTTTTACTGTATCCAGATTCACGATAAGGAAGTAGCCTGCGATGGACTTCTCTTTCATAATATCTTTGAAATTCCATTTGTAGAACTTGATTATGTAGAAACAGCTGTTATTAAAAGTTTATTTCAAAACATTAAAGATGAGCTGGAATGGAAAGATTCTTCTGTTGAGGAAATGATCAGAACGTATGTAAAACAGATTATTATCCGGGCTACCAGAAACTGGAAGAAACAACACCTTCATAATGATACCATAAAAATTCCCGGAAGCGAACTGGATATTTTCAGGGATTTCAGCAGGTATCTTGAAATTCATTTCAGAGAAAAACATCATGTTGCAGCGTATGCTGAGCTCCTTCATATCGCCCCGAAAACACTCACCCATAAGTTTAAAAACCTGAATCTGGAATCACCCAACCAACTCATTATCAACAGAATTCTCCTTGAGGCTAAACGACTTCTATTTTATACTGACAAGCCTGTTAAAGAGATCGCCTATGATCTTGGCTATGAGGATCCGGCTTATTTCAACCGGCTTTTTACCCATAAAACAGGAAATACACCTTCAAATTTCAAAAAAAATTACTCATCGGGAAAAAAGTACAATACTTAAGCCTTTTTATCTATTGAATCTGGCTTATAACCACTTTATCTTTGTATCATCAAAATCAATATATTAAACAACAAAAACAAACATTATGAGACGTAACGCAACAGCCGTTTGGAACGGTAACATTAAAGAAGGAAAAGGACATTTAACGACTCAAAGCACTACCTTAAATGAAACCCAATATTCTTTTAACAGCCGTTTTGCTGACGGAGTGGGAACAAATCCTGAAGAATTACTGGCAGCAGCACATGCGGGATGTTTCACAATGAAACTAAGCGCAGAGCTTTCTCAGGCAGGTTTCACCCCTGAAGAACTAAAAACAACTTCAGTAATAACCCTTGATCCGAGTGCAGGAAAGATTACAAAATCTGAACTGACTTTAACAGCAAAAGTTCCGGGACTTTCTGAGGAAGAATTTCAAAAATATGCTAAAATTGCTGAAGAAGGATGTCCTGTAAGCGCGGCGTTCAACTTTGAAATTACACTGAATGCAACTTTAGCGTAATCCTATTTAAATTTCTTTTAAACCATTAAGATTTACGGCTCAGTAGATCTTAATGGTTTATCTATTCCATTTTAAAATTTTCGAGTAATATTTTATGCTTTTATCATTGCAGATGAATCAATTTAAAATAAAATATACCGATTGGTATATTTTCGTATATTTGCATTGAAATTAAGCACTTAAATGTCAAAAGCAGAAAAGACGAAACAATTCATCATTGAGAAAACCGCTTCTTTATTCAATACTAAAGGCTATACTTCTACGTCATTATCAGACATTACAGAAGCCACAGGCCTTACAAAAGGAAGCATCTACGGCAATTTTGAAAATAAAGATGAAGTGGCTCTTGAGGTTTACAAATACAACTCCAGTCTTTTATCCAAAAGCATGGCCAGATCTTTAGGGGAAGATTTTCCAGGTACAATTGATAAATTAAATGCCTTTGTCAATTTTTACCGGAAAAACTGGAAAGCGGTTTTTGAAAACGGAGGTTGCCCCTTAATGAATGCAGCCACAGAAGCTGATGATACTTTTCCGAGTCTGAAAAAACAGGTCACTCAATCTTTCGAAGGCTGGATAAAAAAAATCACTTCCGTTATTGTTCATGGACAGGAAAACGGAGAAATTGATCAAAATATCAACGCTGATGAATACGGTTCGCTCTTCATCATGCTTGTTGAAGGCGGAATATTACTTTCCAAAACAACAGAAGACGAAAAATATTTGCATCTGGCTTTAGACAAAATATTATTCATGATCGACAAAGAACTAAACATACTTCCATCATAAATTTTTTCAATATGGAGACAAAAAAAGTGGCTATCGTAGGATACAGCAGAATTCCTTTCGCCAGAATCAATACAGCTTACGGAGACCTGGACAATCAGGAACTTCTGGAAGCAACCCTCAACGGCATAGTCAATAAGTATCATCTACAAGGAAAACTCCTTGGTGAAGTTGCCGGAGGTGCTGTTATCAAACACATTTCAGAAAGCAACCTCATCAGAGAAACTGTGATGAATACGGCACTTGACCCCGCTACTCCCGCATGTGATCTACAGCAGGCCTGTGATACAGGAATTGAAGCAGCGGTATACATCGGGAACAAAATTGCTTTGGGACAGATTGAAAGCGGTATCGCCTGTGGGGTAGAAGCAATGAGCAATATTCCATTTGAATCTGCACCAAGACTGAGAAAAGCTCTATTAAAAGCGAATAAAGAAAAATCAGTATTCGGGAAGCTAAAACAGCTTTTAAGTCCCAAATTAAAAGACTGGATGCCCATCCCCTACAAAGGACAGGAACCGAAAACAGGTTTAACGATGGGCGGACATACTGAAATTACGGCAAAGTATTATCAGATTTCCCGTGAAGAGCAGGACCAATTAGCCTTAAAAAGTCATCAGAATATGGCAAAAGCTTATGATGAAGGATTCTTTAATGATATGATTATACCTGCTTTTGGCTTAGATAAAGATAATAATCTTCGCCGTGACACCAGTCTTGAAAAATTATCTGCGCTGAAACCTGCATTTGATAAAGAGAACGGAACCCTGACTGCCGGAAATTCTACTCCTTTTACAGATGGTGCTTCAGCAGTCTTACTGGCCAGTGAAGAATGGGCTCATGCCAATAACCTTCCTATTCTGGCTTATATTACTTTTTCAGAAGTTGCAGGAATAGAATATGTTGAAAATGAACACAATTTGCTTCTTGCTCCGGTTTTTGCAGCAGACAGAATGCTTAAAAAAGCAGGAATGAGCCTTGAAGACTTTGATTACTACGAAATTCATGAAGCGTTTGCGGCACAGGTTCTTGCCACCATTAAGATCTGGGAAAATGATGATCTGGCTAAAAAATTCGGACTGGAAAAAGCATTAGGAAAAATAGACAGAGACAGACTGAATGTGAAAGGTGGAAGTCTCGCAGTAGCACACCCTTTTGCTGCAACTGGTGGAAGAATTATTGGAACTCTCGCCAAACTGCTTCACGAAAAAGGAAGCGGAAAGGGGTTTATTTCTATTTGTGCCGCACGCGGACAGGGTGTAACAATGATTTTAGAAAAATAAAATAGAAAATATGGACAGATTAGCACAGCTGCAGCAATTTATCGGAAAGGAATTTGACCAGTCTCCGTCTCCTTTTATGAAATGGCTCAATCCTATTGTCCTTTCTGTAGAAGAAGGGCATCTGGAATTCCAATATACCGTAAGACCGGAATGGCTCAACCCGATCGGAAATCTTCATGGAGGTGTAACGGCAGCTATTGTTGACGACATCATTGGAGCCACAATGTTCTCACTCAATGAAAATTCTTTCATAACGACCATCAATAATGTGATCGATTATTTTTCAACTGCAAAAGAAAATGATAATATTGTAGCCGAAACGAAAATTATAAAAAGAGGGCGGCAGTTTGTCAATGCACAATGCGAAATATGGAACGCAGATAAGACAAGACTGATTGCCAGAGGAACCTCTAATCTATTCAAAATTAATAACTAGATATGAAAAGAGTTGTCATTACAGGACTGGGCGCTGTGACGCCTTTGGGGAACAATGTCGAAGATTTTTGGCAAAACAGTATTAACGGAGTCAGCGGAGCCGGTTTAATTACCCATTTTGATTCGGAAAAATTTAAGTTACACTTCGCCTGTGAAGTGAAAAACTTTGATCCGAAATTATGTCTGACCCACAACGAAATAAAAAGAAGCGACTTATTTTCACAATATGCAATGTACGCTTCCAATGAAGCCATTCAGGACTCAGGTCTTGAACTTGAAAAAATGGATCCTTTTGATACAGGAGTAATCTGGGGAACAGGGCAAGGCGGTATGAATACTTTTGAAGGGGAAATCATGAATTTTGCAGAAGGGGACGGAACACCAAGATTCAACCCTTTCTTTGTGCCTAAGTTTATTGCGAACATGGCTTCAGGAATGATTTCTATGAAATTTGGCCTTCAGGGAATCAATTATACAACCATTTCAGCCTGTGCAACAGGAAATACAGCTTTGATGGACGCCTTTAATTATATCCGTCTTGGAAAAGCAAAAGTGATTATAAGCGGAGGTTCTGAGGCTGCCATTACACCGGCTTCTGTAGGAGGTTTTGCTGTAATGAAGGCAATGTCTACCAGAAACGATGATTTTGCAACAGCCAGCCGACCATATGATGCCGAAAGAGATGGTTTTGTAATGGGGGAAGGTGCAGGCGCTTTAGTCCTTGAAGAGTACGAACATGCCAAAGCAAGAGGTGCAAAAATATATGCTGAATTAGCTGGTGCTGCAATGACCGCTGATGCTTATCACATGACGGCACCTCATCCGGACGGAGTGAGTGCTATTAAGGCAATGCAGCTGGCCATGAAGGAGGCAGGAGCCAATATTGAAGATATTGATTATCTTAATCCTCATGCGACTTCTACTCCTCTTGGAGATCTTGTGGAGCTAAAAGCGATCAGTAATATATTCAGAGGGAGCAAAAACCTTGATATCAGCGCAACAAAATCCATGACAGGACATTTATTGGGGGCTGCCGGGGCTGCTGAAGCAATTTTGTCGATCAAAGCTATAGAAAAAGGAATTATTCCTCCAACCATTAACCTTCACAACATCGACGAAAATATTCCTAAGGATGTGAATATCGTTTTTGGGGAAGCAAAAGAAAAGGACATTAATTTTGCATTAAGTAATGCTTTCGGTTTCGGAGGCCACAATACGACTTTGGTATTCAAGAAATTTAGTTAATTTCGCAAAAACAGATACAGCAAATGTCCAAATTAAAAGAAATAAGGGAGCAAAAAAACATGACTCAGGAAGAGTTAGCCGAAAGCTCCGGTATTTCTGTTAGGACCATACAACGGATAGAAGCAGGAACTCAACCAAAGGGTCATACGCTTCGGGTTTTGGCGAAAGCTCTGGAAATAAAAGAAAGCGATTTCCAAAACCTAGAAATTGAAAAAGAAGATCCGGAAATTCAGGAAGAGCAGATTTCCATCAATTATTCATTGATCAAAATAATCAATCTTTCTTCTATCCCTTGTATATTGCTTCCTCCATTAAATATTTTGGTTCCTCTCATTTTGATGTTTAAGCTAAAACAGAAAAATTATTTAGCAAAACAAATTATTTCTGTTCAGATCCTTTGGACCATATTAGCCCCTATTACATTCATGCTCGGTATCTTTTTAAAACCGGGGCCCACACTTACACTGATCATTATGATACTGATTATCCTGTCCAATGTGTTTATTATTCTTCGAAACGCTGCCGAAATAGACAGGAACAAAAAGCTTCTTTACAAACTGAATTTCAACATGATATAATCTTGTCGGATTATTGTCGGGCTTTTGTCAGGTTCCTTTTTTTGTACTGAAAACAAGAAATATAATCTTTGTCAAAAAAATTAGAACAATGACAAAGACAGTTTGTTTTACCCTATTACTTCTCCTTCTATTTTTCGCTAAAGTGAATGCGCAGTCCGAAAAAGTAAGTGAACTTGCCGCTACAAATTCAATTTTAGATAACGATACTGAAATTGAAAATTGGCTGAAAGAGCTTAAAGTTCCGGCTCTTGGTCTTGGCATTATTGAAGATGGGAAACTCAAGCAGATTAAAGTTTTTGGCACAATAAAAGAAAATAGCCCGGCACCTTATAATACCATTTTTAATGTAGCATCACTTACCAAACCAATTACGGCAATGGTAGCATTACATTTGGTCAGTCTGGGAAAATGGGATCTTGACGAACCTGTTAATCAATATTGGACAGATCCGGATATTGCTAATGACCCCCGAAACAAAAAACTAACAACAAGAATAATATTAAGTCATCAAACCGGTTTTCCCAACTGGAGGTATATGAAAAAAGACAAAAAGTTGAGTTTTGATTTTGACCCGGGAACAAAATTTCAATATTCAGGAGAAGGTTTTGAATATTTAAGAAAAGCTATTGAAAATAAGTTTAAAAAACCTATTCAACAATTAGCAAAAGAACTCATATTTCAACCTTTAAAAATGAATGATACCAACTACATTTGGGATAAAAATACAGATAAATCAAGATTTGCAATTGGCTATGACAAAAATGAGAAACCCTATGAAGTAGAGGAAAACAAACATGCCAATGGGGCTGATGATTTACATACAACGATAGAAGATTATGGAAACTTTCTCGCTAATATTCTTGACGGTGGAGACCTTAACAAAGCTGTTTATCTGGAAATGATCAAAAGACAGATTCAAACCGGGAAAAGTAAATACTTTGGATTAGGCTTTGTAATTTATGATCTGGGAAATGGAGAATATGCCCTATCACATGGTGGTTCAGATGAGGGAACATTTTGTCTTACCTTGATCCTTCCAAAAACCAAACAGGGAATTCTCATATTCACTAATTCAGATAATGGTTATAAAACTTTCGATAAACTCCTTCCGCGATATTTAGGAGAAAATGGTAAAAAAATTGTAGAAATAGAAACTAAATAACAAAAAAAGCAGTCCAAACGGGTTGCTTTCAACATTGTATCAATTATACAAAACACTGATTAAGTGATTTTATATGAAAAATTATTTATCATCTGCAATAAAGAAATCATCTGCATCTTCAGTAATAGGAACATACATTCTCTCCCATTCTTTGCTTTTTACCATCTCCCAGCTATGTCCTTCTCCTTTAAGATCTTCTGCCAAAAGAATGGTTCCCGGTTGAATAAGGAAAGTAGAACCGTCGCTTACTTTAAACCTGACATTCCCTTTTAAAGTGATCACATATTGTCTTCTTGGTGCCGGATGCGTATTCTTCTCCCATTCCTCTGTTTTGGTGCTCAGCCAGAACGTTGTTGTGTTCATATGCTTTAGGGTAGGAAGTTTACCTTTCTCAAAAGTACATGAACCATCAGGATTATTCAAGAGCCTTACAGCGGAAATAAATTCTGTAGTACTTTCTGTACTTTCTGTACTTACACTTATATCATTGTGTTTTTTATGCTGTGCATCCATAATCCTACCGTGCTTAATGCGATCATAAGGCTGATGCCTTTAACTCTATTTCTATTAGTAAATTTAATTTTTTTATTTTTAATCGTAGGCTATATCATGTACTCAAACTCTACATTCTTGTATGAGCACGACATTCCGGAAGCTAGCTGAAACTTTTAATATTTCTGAAGAGGAGAAGAAAATAAAAAAGCAGTCTAAAACCAGACTGCTTTTGTTTTATGCTTTTAACCATTCCGACGAAGAAAGATACTTCTGATCGGGATAGTAGATGAAGAGGCAGTTTCTTCCTTTTATCGTATTGATAATCGGCTGCGTCAATGCTTTTGGTACAGCAGGACATCCCCAGCTTCTTCCGATTCTTTTGTGCATGGTTGCAAAATCTTCACTTACATAATCTGCTCCGTGCATAACGATCGCTCTTTTATAAGCTGCATCATTAAAACCTTTATCCATGCCCAACAATCTTAAAGAATACCCGTTGTCTCCGTTGTAAGTAGCATCTGTAATATAAAATCCTAAGCTACTTTGAAGCGAACTGTTTGTATTCGAAAAGTTAGTGGCAAACTCCTCCCCTGTATTCTTTCCGTGCGCTACCAGTGAGTTAAATAACACTTTCTTTTCTTCTGTATCAATGACCCAAAGTCTTTTCATATTTGAAGACATCGAAAAATCGCATACTGTTAATAAGTGAGCATCCTGATTAAGCAAACCAGCTTTCTTTAAATTTTCAAAACCCGTTAAGGCTTTAAAGAAAACTTCTTCGTTAAGTTCGTGCCCTGCTTCAAATGTAATTGACTTGTACAATGCCTCTGATGAAGATACGGTTTCAGTTGCCTTCTCAGATTTCGTGTCTGCTACTTTTTCAATTTTTGTTGTATTGACATTCTCATGCTTTACTGCCGTTCTTGGCGAAAGATAGAATGAAGTCGTGACCATATAAACCAGGCCTAGTACACTATAAATTCCTCTCATTCAATAATATTAAATTCCAAATTAGTGAGGCAAAATTATAAAAACATAATTACCAGCCCGTTATAAATCCGGAAAGTTTAACTGAATTTAAGAAACTTTAACGTCCTGATTATGTGAATAATCTGATGATCCTTCAGCCAAAATATTTTATATTTGGGAATAACCAAAACAAAAAAAACAATATGCCAATTCAAATTTTAAACCCTGCAACAGACGAAACTTTAAATTATTTTCCTGTCACAAATTTTCTTCATGACAATCAACCAATCACTTCATCTGGTATAATAAATGATGGAGTTCTTTATATTGAACAATCGGGACTTTTTTATGTTCTGGAAGATTTTATGGGTGGTAATCCCATCAATGCAAGAAGATTTGGAGCTAGTAATTCTTTAGGCGACAGAGGTTACACTTCAACAGCTATCAATAAAGCAATAAATCTTGCAAAGAACTACAATTATAAGTCTCTGTATATTCCCAGTGGAAACTATGATATATCGGAAACCATTAATATTGATGTTACAGATGACACTATCATAAAAATTGATGGACAATTAATCCTTAACAGTGAGTTTGCCGGTATAGGTATTATTGTAGGACAATCAAACAAGTATTTGTCAGGACTTAATATCCAAGGACTTAACTGCTCCGTGGAAAAAGATTATTCTGATCCTATTGGAATAAAAATAATGAATATTATATTTTCAACCATTGAAATTAAAAGAATAACCGGATTTAATATCGGAGCTCTATTATATTCTGATAGTGAAAATGGAGGTATATCGTATAATTCTTTCTATCTGAATTACTTACACAACAATACAACCAATCTCAAATTTGAAAAAGCAGATACTGCAGGATATATCAACGAAAATATATTTTATGGAGGATCTTTCAATCATACCAGTGAATTTCCGAAAAAACAGACATATCATATACATATGCTTCATAATCCTGAGAATTCAAATCCATATAACAATAACAGATTTTTTTACCCATCCTTTGAAGACAATGATAAAGATTACGCTGTAGCTGCCATTATAACAGGAGACAGTAATACAATCGTAAACCCTAGAATGGAAAATCCGAAAAACTCACAATATCAAATTGTATTGGATGAACACTCAATAAGATGTCAAATCCTTTCCAAAGGTTTTGTGCTTAATGAAAATTCAATAGATGATAAGGGTAAAGAAAACTCTTATGAAACCAATACAGGTAGTTTTTTAAGGACTAATTCCACTAATCCGGTACTGACATTACAAAACGGAGCTTCCTCTTCTCTTAAACTCTACAGCGGGTTGGATGCTTCAACACCAAATCCAAATGAAGTATTCTTTGTAACGGGTGAAGGAAAAGGATATTACAGCCATTCTATATATGTAGAACAAGGAATCAGATGGGTCTCATCTGACGGAAGCAGAAATGATCGTGGCCTTTTTTCAGGCACTGGAGATCCTACTGTCACCGCAAACCCGGGAAGTCTATACGTCAATAATAATGGTGGAGATATAATGCTTTGGGTAAAAACAAGTGGTGGAAGCTCTGCAGGGTGGAAGCCTATTGGAACGCAGGCAGCCCCACTTACAGCCCCTGTTCCTCCATCTCCCGTGAATGCACAAGATGTTTGGGCCAGACTGGAAGATCTGGAAAATAAACTGAAAGCTTCAGGCTTACTTTCTTCTTAAATTGAAAGACACCTATAACGACTTTGATATAGGTGTCTTTTTTATTTCTCTGAATCTCCAGCAAATTCCAGACTTACAGAATTCATACAATAACGCAATCCCGTAGGCTTTGGACCGTCATCAAAAACATGTCCCAGATGCGAGTCACATCGTTTGCAAAGCACTTCTACCCTTTCCATTCCGTATGCATTATCTCTTTTGTAATAAACACCTTCTTTATCGGCTTCAAAAAAACTTGGCCATCCGCAACTGCTGGAAAATTTGGAAGTGGAACGGAACAGATGATTACCACAAACGGCACAATAATAGTCCCCAATCTCATCGAATTCATTATACTTTCCTGTAAATGCTCTTTCCGTAGCAGCTTCTCTTGATACAGCATACAAGTCAGGAGCCAGGATTTTTTTCCACTCTTCGTTAGGGATATCAAGTTTTGTGGTGTCGGTTCTGGAGTAGTATGGATTGTTTTTTGCTTCTTTATTTTCCATAGGAATAGTTTTAATAGGCTGATACTTCTGCGGACATGCCTGCAGAACGGTTAATATGATAATGAAGATTAAAAATTTGATAATAGGTTTTATCTTTAATTAAGCCCCAAATGGGGTGAAGATTTTTAAACACTTCAACTTAATATAAAGCCTCAATCTTCTCCTTTCTCAATTGTAGTTTAACTTTTAAACTCAATCTCATGACCAAATTTAGTAAATTTGAGAATATGAATGATGAAGCAAAAAGAAAACAGCTCAAAAAATATAAAGCATTTGCCACCGGATTATTTGTCCTGATGGCCATTATCTTTATAGCCACAACCCTACTTCAGAAGTCAAATCATTCCCATTGG includes:
- a CDS encoding AraC family transcriptional regulator, which encodes MSKLENILREITPLSPEDSFLVFDRIKASFDFPYHYHPEIEINFISKGKGYRRMIGDHTGEIGDIELVLVGPNLPHCWANHKCKNRKTHEITVQFNQDFFNQSMMDKNILKPISNLMKDSIRGILFSQETAEKLKDSFFNLSKMNSFESFIEIMKILNELAIAEDKTLLSSYSIELETFADNDRMKIVHDFVHKNFENKITLHDAASLINMSSVTFNRFIKKRTGKTFVNYLNEIRISYAARWLMEKNLTVFETAFEAGFNNIANFNKVFKSIKKTTPTEFKELFKGVKKIE
- a CDS encoding helix-turn-helix domain-containing protein, which gives rise to MQQQLIFEDHYKKLGLEIFSEENLAAVNGNTFRYDIKILFIPEGYELTVDFNHYKVSKPSLFFLTSQHLKIEKGKEESMLLYYNRDFYCIQIHDKEVACDGLLFHNIFEIPFVELDYVETAVIKSLFQNIKDELEWKDSSVEEMIRTYVKQIIIRATRNWKKQHLHNDTIKIPGSELDIFRDFSRYLEIHFREKHHVAAYAELLHIAPKTLTHKFKNLNLESPNQLIINRILLEAKRLLFYTDKPVKEIAYDLGYEDPAYFNRLFTHKTGNTPSNFKKNYSSGKKYNT
- a CDS encoding OsmC family protein — translated: MRRNATAVWNGNIKEGKGHLTTQSTTLNETQYSFNSRFADGVGTNPEELLAAAHAGCFTMKLSAELSQAGFTPEELKTTSVITLDPSAGKITKSELTLTAKVPGLSEEEFQKYAKIAEEGCPVSAAFNFEITLNATLA
- a CDS encoding TetR/AcrR family transcriptional regulator, with product MSKAEKTKQFIIEKTASLFNTKGYTSTSLSDITEATGLTKGSIYGNFENKDEVALEVYKYNSSLLSKSMARSLGEDFPGTIDKLNAFVNFYRKNWKAVFENGGCPLMNAATEADDTFPSLKKQVTQSFEGWIKKITSVIVHGQENGEIDQNINADEYGSLFIMLVEGGILLSKTTEDEKYLHLALDKILFMIDKELNILPS
- a CDS encoding acetyl-CoA C-acetyltransferase, which produces METKKVAIVGYSRIPFARINTAYGDLDNQELLEATLNGIVNKYHLQGKLLGEVAGGAVIKHISESNLIRETVMNTALDPATPACDLQQACDTGIEAAVYIGNKIALGQIESGIACGVEAMSNIPFESAPRLRKALLKANKEKSVFGKLKQLLSPKLKDWMPIPYKGQEPKTGLTMGGHTEITAKYYQISREEQDQLALKSHQNMAKAYDEGFFNDMIIPAFGLDKDNNLRRDTSLEKLSALKPAFDKENGTLTAGNSTPFTDGASAVLLASEEWAHANNLPILAYITFSEVAGIEYVENEHNLLLAPVFAADRMLKKAGMSLEDFDYYEIHEAFAAQVLATIKIWENDDLAKKFGLEKALGKIDRDRLNVKGGSLAVAHPFAATGGRIIGTLAKLLHEKGSGKGFISICAARGQGVTMILEK
- a CDS encoding PaaI family thioesterase; the encoded protein is MDRLAQLQQFIGKEFDQSPSPFMKWLNPIVLSVEEGHLEFQYTVRPEWLNPIGNLHGGVTAAIVDDIIGATMFSLNENSFITTINNVIDYFSTAKENDNIVAETKIIKRGRQFVNAQCEIWNADKTRLIARGTSNLFKINN
- the fabF gene encoding beta-ketoacyl-ACP synthase II, with amino-acid sequence MKRVVITGLGAVTPLGNNVEDFWQNSINGVSGAGLITHFDSEKFKLHFACEVKNFDPKLCLTHNEIKRSDLFSQYAMYASNEAIQDSGLELEKMDPFDTGVIWGTGQGGMNTFEGEIMNFAEGDGTPRFNPFFVPKFIANMASGMISMKFGLQGINYTTISACATGNTALMDAFNYIRLGKAKVIISGGSEAAITPASVGGFAVMKAMSTRNDDFATASRPYDAERDGFVMGEGAGALVLEEYEHAKARGAKIYAELAGAAMTADAYHMTAPHPDGVSAIKAMQLAMKEAGANIEDIDYLNPHATSTPLGDLVELKAISNIFRGSKNLDISATKSMTGHLLGAAGAAEAILSIKAIEKGIIPPTINLHNIDENIPKDVNIVFGEAKEKDINFALSNAFGFGGHNTTLVFKKFS
- a CDS encoding helix-turn-helix domain-containing protein; translated protein: MSKLKEIREQKNMTQEELAESSGISVRTIQRIEAGTQPKGHTLRVLAKALEIKESDFQNLEIEKEDPEIQEEQISINYSLIKIINLSSIPCILLPPLNILVPLILMFKLKQKNYLAKQIISVQILWTILAPITFMLGIFLKPGPTLTLIIMILIILSNVFIILRNAAEIDRNKKLLYKLNFNMI
- a CDS encoding serine hydrolase domain-containing protein yields the protein MTKTVCFTLLLLLLFFAKVNAQSEKVSELAATNSILDNDTEIENWLKELKVPALGLGIIEDGKLKQIKVFGTIKENSPAPYNTIFNVASLTKPITAMVALHLVSLGKWDLDEPVNQYWTDPDIANDPRNKKLTTRIILSHQTGFPNWRYMKKDKKLSFDFDPGTKFQYSGEGFEYLRKAIENKFKKPIQQLAKELIFQPLKMNDTNYIWDKNTDKSRFAIGYDKNEKPYEVEENKHANGADDLHTTIEDYGNFLANILDGGDLNKAVYLEMIKRQIQTGKSKYFGLGFVIYDLGNGEYALSHGGSDEGTFCLTLILPKTKQGILIFTNSDNGYKTFDKLLPRYLGENGKKIVEIETK
- a CDS encoding murein L,D-transpeptidase catalytic domain family protein, giving the protein MRGIYSVLGLVYMVTTSFYLSPRTAVKHENVNTTKIEKVADTKSEKATETVSSSEALYKSITFEAGHELNEEVFFKALTGFENLKKAGLLNQDAHLLTVCDFSMSSNMKRLWVIDTEEKKVLFNSLVAHGKNTGEEFATNFSNTNSSLQSSLGFYITDATYNGDNGYSLRLLGMDKGFNDAAYKRAIVMHGADYVSEDFATMHKRIGRSWGCPAVPKALTQPIINTIKGRNCLFIYYPDQKYLSSSEWLKA
- the msrB gene encoding peptide-methionine (R)-S-oxide reductase MsrB, which translates into the protein MENKEAKNNPYYSRTDTTKLDIPNEEWKKILAPDLYAVSREAATERAFTGKYNEFDEIGDYYCAVCGNHLFRSTSKFSSSCGWPSFFEADKEGVYYKRDNAYGMERVEVLCKRCDSHLGHVFDDGPKPTGLRYCMNSVSLEFAGDSEK